The Porphyromonas pogonae genome segment ATTGATAAGGAAAATTGATATGAAAATTCATAAAAAGAGAAGCTAATGGACTGAAACCTGATGGCATAATTTTTATGCTCTATCCTTGTTTTGCAAATAGCTATATAAATTATTTTACTATCAAAATAACAGCCTTCGACGCTGAAATCTTGTCGGTATGCTGCACATCGCAACGTGTGACAGTAGAATTACCACAATGTTCTATCTTTATGATAGTGAATTTATTTAAAAAGCAATTGTTTTAATTATGTTTGCCAACATAATCGGTAAAAGGTTATGAGGATAAGCCTATACAGGAGCACCTATATATAGTATAGGGGTGCAAATCGACACACAAATGCGGTAAACACATCTTGTGGCATAGCGGTTAAAGTACTTTAACTAAAACACTAAAACGTTTTAGTTAAAACACAAAAACATTTTAACTGTAATACCACGGTGTTTTAACTAAAGGACAACGGTATTTTAACTAAAACAAAGCGGTGTTTTAGTTAAACCATATAGGTGATACCCTTGAAGAAAAGTGAAAAATAAGGAAAATAAAAATCCTGCCAAAAAGGTTACAAAACCTATTTGGCAGGATACTACTTGCTTGTACAAGAAGACTATATACCTCTCAGAGAGTAATCATAGCCTGTAATGTGTGTTATATTAGAGCAACGCGTCAATCTCTTTCTTGAAAGTATCTTTGTTTTGCGCACCTACGAGTTTCTTTACCACTTCGCCGTTTTTGATAAAGAGCACAGTGGGGATATTACGTACACCAAACTGCATTGGTAGCGTTTGGTTAGCGTCCACATCCACTTTACCAATGATCACTTTGCCTTCATACTCAGTAGCCAATTCTTCGATGATGGGACCTACCATGCGGCATGGACCACACCATGTAGCCCAGAAGTCTACTACCATTGGTTTACCTTCAGCTTTGAGCGCTTCGAAATTCGCGTCTGTTATTTCCTTTGCCATAACTATGTTTATTTAATTGTTTGTATTATGTTTCGTTTATATCAGCTCACCCTGTAGGTAACGCCAAACTCTTCAAATATATTAAAAAAGTCCGGAGTAGGGTTGATGCTTCCTATATTTGTTTTAAGTATAACAGCATTTTCTCCCGAAAGTTCGCTCACAGCAAAAGAGAGTTCGGCATTGCCCGGGTATTCTTTGATTGTAGCTGCTATACTCTCTACAATGTTATCGTCTATACCATCGAGCTCCAGGTCTATAGTTACTTTTTGGATCAAATTGTCCACAACATCAGGCAGTAGTTCGATACTATTGATATTGAGGTCAAGTTCATCGGGGTTCCATTGTCGGGGTTGCACCGTGGCTTTTATAAGAAGAAAGAGATCCTGCTTGCAATAGTTACTATACTTGATATGGTTATTACCAAAGAGAGCAATCTCAAAATTACCGCTGAGATCTTCCAATGTCATGCGGGAGTATGGTGTATTCTTACGGGTAAATCCCTCAAATGTACGGGTGACCATACCTGCAAAAACAAGTTCCCGGTTTACCCCCAAAGCAGCAAGATCAGAAAGCTCCGACATATGGACATTGCAGTAATGATCGAGGATGATACGATACGGCGCCATGGGATTGGCTGATAAGTACAGCCCCACAAGCTCTTTTTCCTTATTGAGCTTATCAAGATCTGTCCAGAGCTGTACATTCTCGCTCGGCATGGGACGGGGTATGGCCATAGCTCCATCGTCGGACCCAAATAGAGAGAATTCCTGCTGATGCTTATCCTCTTGAAAAACACTTCCGTAACGGATCAATGATAGAAGGAAGGAATCCTCAGCACCATTGGCAGAAACCGCAAAATAAGCTTCACGGCAGAACCCGAAGCTATCGAAAGCACCGGAGAGTGCCAGTGACTCCATGGTCTTTCTATTGCAAGACGATAGATTGGTACGCTCCACAAAGTCATAAATATCTTTGTAGACTCCGTTTTCCTCACGTT includes the following:
- the trxA gene encoding thioredoxin, which codes for MAKEITDANFEALKAEGKPMVVDFWATWCGPCRMVGPIIEELATEYEGKVIIGKVDVDANQTLPMQFGVRNIPTVLFIKNGEVVKKLVGAQNKDTFKKEIDALL